A region from the Rosa rugosa chromosome 6, drRosRugo1.1, whole genome shotgun sequence genome encodes:
- the LOC133717044 gene encoding uncharacterized protein LOC133717044 isoform X2 yields MVYLISSICNLGFLDTLSETSFPSSAPPLKPSSTTPETSRWARNSYLSLSLWTVYRSLKDLLGDGEDCVGTFVQVTVLEIYNEEIYDVLSSYGGFRWPRGNGSNSKITDLPFSLYSTFVVEARHSFNKQMIWLFFRDMLKGICLMAILGPPIVSAIIVIVQHTIIPVQHLVSFALNWLMLLLRSLVMPLHFELVLLGYRETGALCAMKEVDLIPDDPKSAESIKQLEEVLPGFIDAKGS; encoded by the exons ATGGTGTATTTGATATCATCAATCTGCAATCTAGGGTTTCTTGACACACTTAGCGAAACCTCCTTCCCATCCTCTGCACCGCCACTGAAACCCTCCTCAACGACGCCGGAGACCTCTCGGTGGGCCCGCAACtcgtatctctctctctctctgtggacTGTGTACAGGTCATTGAAGGATCTTTTGGGTGATGGGGAAGATTGTGTGGGGACGTTTGTGCAAGTTACGGTTTTGGAGATTTATAATGAGGAGATTTATGATGTGTTGTCTAGTTATGGTGGGTTTCGATGGCCTAGAGGGAATGGCTCCAATTCTAAG ATCACTGATTTGCCATTTTCTCTCTACTCCACATTTGTGGTTGAGGCACGTCATAGTTTCAATAAG CAAATGATATGGTTATTCTTCAGAGATATGTTGAAAGGAATTTGCCTTATGGCTATTCTTGGTCCACCAATTGTGTCTGCAATTATTGTGATTGTGCAG CACACCATAATACCTGTCCAGCACCTAGTTAGCTTTGCTCTTAACTG GCTGATGCTTTTGCTACGGAGCTTGGTTATGCCGCTTCACTTCGAGCTGGTCTTGTTAGGTTACAG AGAAACTGGGGCCTTGTGTGCAATGAAGGAAGTTGATCTCATTCCTGATGATCCAAAATCTGCAGAAAGTATAAAACAATTGGAGGAGGTCCTTCCAGGTTTTATTGATGCCAAAGGCAGCTGA
- the LOC133717044 gene encoding uncharacterized protein LOC133717044 isoform X1 — protein MVYLISSICNLGFLDTLSETSFPSSAPPLKPSSTTPETSRWARNSYLSLSLWTVYRSLKDLLGDGEDCVGTFVQVTVLEIYNEEIYDVLSSYGGFRWPRGNGSNSKLVFFFYQITDLPFSLYSTFVVEARHSFNKQMIWLFFRDMLKGICLMAILGPPIVSAIIVIVQHTIIPVQHLVSFALNWLMLLLRSLVMPLHFELVLLGYRETGALCAMKEVDLIPDDPKSAESIKQLEEVLPGFIDAKGS, from the exons ATGGTGTATTTGATATCATCAATCTGCAATCTAGGGTTTCTTGACACACTTAGCGAAACCTCCTTCCCATCCTCTGCACCGCCACTGAAACCCTCCTCAACGACGCCGGAGACCTCTCGGTGGGCCCGCAACtcgtatctctctctctctctgtggacTGTGTACAGGTCATTGAAGGATCTTTTGGGTGATGGGGAAGATTGTGTGGGGACGTTTGTGCAAGTTACGGTTTTGGAGATTTATAATGAGGAGATTTATGATGTGTTGTCTAGTTATGGTGGGTTTCGATGGCCTAGAGGGAATGGCTCCAATTCTAAG CTAGTTTTTTTCTTCTACCAGATCACTGATTTGCCATTTTCTCTCTACTCCACATTTGTGGTTGAGGCACGTCATAGTTTCAATAAG CAAATGATATGGTTATTCTTCAGAGATATGTTGAAAGGAATTTGCCTTATGGCTATTCTTGGTCCACCAATTGTGTCTGCAATTATTGTGATTGTGCAG CACACCATAATACCTGTCCAGCACCTAGTTAGCTTTGCTCTTAACTG GCTGATGCTTTTGCTACGGAGCTTGGTTATGCCGCTTCACTTCGAGCTGGTCTTGTTAGGTTACAG AGAAACTGGGGCCTTGTGTGCAATGAAGGAAGTTGATCTCATTCCTGATGATCCAAAATCTGCAGAAAGTATAAAACAATTGGAGGAGGTCCTTCCAGGTTTTATTGATGCCAAAGGCAGCTGA
- the LOC133717044 gene encoding uncharacterized protein LOC133717044 isoform X3, with protein sequence MVYLISSICNLGFLDTLSETSFPSSAPPLKPSSTTPETSRWARNSYLSLSLWTVYRSLKDLLGDGEDCVGTFVQVTVLEIYNEEIYDVLSSYGGFRWPRGNGSNSKQMIWLFFRDMLKGICLMAILGPPIVSAIIVIVQHTIIPVQHLVSFALNWLMLLLRSLVMPLHFELVLLGYRETGALCAMKEVDLIPDDPKSAESIKQLEEVLPGFIDAKGS encoded by the exons ATGGTGTATTTGATATCATCAATCTGCAATCTAGGGTTTCTTGACACACTTAGCGAAACCTCCTTCCCATCCTCTGCACCGCCACTGAAACCCTCCTCAACGACGCCGGAGACCTCTCGGTGGGCCCGCAACtcgtatctctctctctctctgtggacTGTGTACAGGTCATTGAAGGATCTTTTGGGTGATGGGGAAGATTGTGTGGGGACGTTTGTGCAAGTTACGGTTTTGGAGATTTATAATGAGGAGATTTATGATGTGTTGTCTAGTTATGGTGGGTTTCGATGGCCTAGAGGGAATGGCTCCAATTCTAAG CAAATGATATGGTTATTCTTCAGAGATATGTTGAAAGGAATTTGCCTTATGGCTATTCTTGGTCCACCAATTGTGTCTGCAATTATTGTGATTGTGCAG CACACCATAATACCTGTCCAGCACCTAGTTAGCTTTGCTCTTAACTG GCTGATGCTTTTGCTACGGAGCTTGGTTATGCCGCTTCACTTCGAGCTGGTCTTGTTAGGTTACAG AGAAACTGGGGCCTTGTGTGCAATGAAGGAAGTTGATCTCATTCCTGATGATCCAAAATCTGCAGAAAGTATAAAACAATTGGAGGAGGTCCTTCCAGGTTTTATTGATGCCAAAGGCAGCTGA
- the LOC133717044 gene encoding uncharacterized protein LOC133717044 isoform X4 produces MVYLISSICNLGFLDTLSETSFPSSAPPLKPSSTTPETSRWARNSYLSLSLWTVYRSLKDLLGDGEDCVGTFVQVTVLEIYNEEIYDVLSSYGGFRWPRGNGSNSKLVFFFYQITDLPFSLYSTFVVEARHSFNKQMIWLFFRDMLKGICLMAILGPPIVSAIIVIVQHTIIPVQHLVSFALNWLMLLLRSLVMPLHFELVLLGYSSNLKNLRQFRP; encoded by the exons ATGGTGTATTTGATATCATCAATCTGCAATCTAGGGTTTCTTGACACACTTAGCGAAACCTCCTTCCCATCCTCTGCACCGCCACTGAAACCCTCCTCAACGACGCCGGAGACCTCTCGGTGGGCCCGCAACtcgtatctctctctctctctgtggacTGTGTACAGGTCATTGAAGGATCTTTTGGGTGATGGGGAAGATTGTGTGGGGACGTTTGTGCAAGTTACGGTTTTGGAGATTTATAATGAGGAGATTTATGATGTGTTGTCTAGTTATGGTGGGTTTCGATGGCCTAGAGGGAATGGCTCCAATTCTAAG CTAGTTTTTTTCTTCTACCAGATCACTGATTTGCCATTTTCTCTCTACTCCACATTTGTGGTTGAGGCACGTCATAGTTTCAATAAG CAAATGATATGGTTATTCTTCAGAGATATGTTGAAAGGAATTTGCCTTATGGCTATTCTTGGTCCACCAATTGTGTCTGCAATTATTGTGATTGTGCAG CACACCATAATACCTGTCCAGCACCTAGTTAGCTTTGCTCTTAACTG GCTGATGCTTTTGCTACGGAGCTTGGTTATGCCGCTTCACTTCGAGCTGGTCTTGTTAGGTTACAG CAGCAACCTAAAGAATCTGAGGCAGTTTCGGCCATAG
- the LOC133717044 gene encoding uncharacterized protein LOC133717044 isoform X5, whose amino-acid sequence MVYLISSICNLGFLDTLSETSFPSSAPPLKPSSTTPETSRWARNSYLSLSLWTVYRSLKDLLGDGEDCVGTFVQVTVLEIYNEEIYDVLSSYGGFRWPRGNGSNSKLVFFFYQITDLPFSLYSTFVVEARHSFNKQMIWLFFRDMLKGICLMAILGPPIVSAIIVIVQHTIIPVQHLVSFALNWLMLLLRSLVMPLHFELVLLGYSNLKNLRQFRP is encoded by the exons ATGGTGTATTTGATATCATCAATCTGCAATCTAGGGTTTCTTGACACACTTAGCGAAACCTCCTTCCCATCCTCTGCACCGCCACTGAAACCCTCCTCAACGACGCCGGAGACCTCTCGGTGGGCCCGCAACtcgtatctctctctctctctgtggacTGTGTACAGGTCATTGAAGGATCTTTTGGGTGATGGGGAAGATTGTGTGGGGACGTTTGTGCAAGTTACGGTTTTGGAGATTTATAATGAGGAGATTTATGATGTGTTGTCTAGTTATGGTGGGTTTCGATGGCCTAGAGGGAATGGCTCCAATTCTAAG CTAGTTTTTTTCTTCTACCAGATCACTGATTTGCCATTTTCTCTCTACTCCACATTTGTGGTTGAGGCACGTCATAGTTTCAATAAG CAAATGATATGGTTATTCTTCAGAGATATGTTGAAAGGAATTTGCCTTATGGCTATTCTTGGTCCACCAATTGTGTCTGCAATTATTGTGATTGTGCAG CACACCATAATACCTGTCCAGCACCTAGTTAGCTTTGCTCTTAACTG GCTGATGCTTTTGCTACGGAGCTTGGTTATGCCGCTTCACTTCGAGCTGGTCTTGTTAGGTTACAG CAACCTAAAGAATCTGAGGCAGTTTCGGCCATAG